The sequence tatgtgattAATTCCTTTTAAAATTGTGAAACTTTTTATGtgaacattttatataatttattatttttctttttatttttttaggatgggacgatgatgatgacgatgacgataaatttattttaaaagttgAATCGGAATTACAAAAATTTAAAGCTAATATGGAAGCAGAAAaggatttaaataaataaatgggtatgtatatttatatattttaaaagatttaAGTAAaggataaaattaaatacttgtcataataataatataaaaacattatgATTATCTTCATcctctaattttttttatgtaacaTTTAAACTGTTTCTTCTTTTCcacaaatttattatatatatatatatatatgtatgtatatatgtatagatattttcataatattataaaaacacaACACGATTTGTCTTACAGTGGTacacttatatatatgtgacatgaaaaaaaataaaatataataatttatgattatattttatatacattcatttattatgtgCCTTTTACAATTTAAGAATACataatcatttaaaaaaatatatatattttttatttcactGATGtgaatgtatatattcaattattttattatattatattttattttttttttaaatataaacttttcatattaatttttggtttttgtaaatttttttacaatcatataaataattctaCGATAAAAGATAATTAATAGTTTTTAAAGAATGAATGGTTCATTAGggtgtttaaaaaaaataggcacaaaaaaaaaaaaaaaataaataaataaataataataaaatataaatcaataataaataaatatacatacatatatatatatatatatatatatatatatttatatatacaatggagatatattacatatatatttatatgttctacatctgtaaaataaaagatagacacatatacatatataagtaATCCTTTCTCATATTCGTTATtccatatattcataaacatatactgtttttactttttcttttttaatccTTTACGGTCCTCCTTTGTGGGAAAACAATGGGATTTAATTGAGAAATATACACACACAGCCAACTAAAGAAAAgttcaataaaataaaatgtaaaaaagatatatagaaaatatgtggaaaatataacataaatacatattcacaattatataattacaatGTCTAtgtttttctctttttattataaacttACAATATCCATAAACAAAAAACAGCCAAAGAAACTAGCGTAATTATTAAcctgaagaaaaaaaaaaaaaaaaaaaaaaaaaaaaaaatatatatatatgtgtatgtaataaaaaaaaaatggctagttacataaatatatgtacatatatatatatatatatatatatatatatattatttatatatctcaAATAAGGAtttctttaaaaatttttacttAATCATATTCCATCTTGATATTTTTCCATCCCTTGCAAAAAAAATGCAAAACACGATACAAGACACAAAccaaataattaaatatataaaagttcCATTAGATATATTCTCATCCATttctaagaaaaaaaaaaaaaaaaaaaaagatacaaacatatacaatatatatatatatatatatatatatatttattgtttaGGTTCACTATGTTATCATCTactatatttctatatttataacttCCAATTCATATACAAAAAGTACAaacgaaaaataaaaacaataacaTAATATGTAGGAAGTGTAagaattatatgtttatatgttattacttatttttataaactgacaaaaatatataaaattaaaagaaaataaattcaCTGTCAACTTTCAAAGCAACTTATTAATATCAATAGAATGAATACAAAATTATTCCACTTTGCCTTATAATGTTAAAGAAAACATATTTCTACCTCTTTCTCAAtaccccaaaaaaaaaaaaaaaaaaaaaaaaaaaaaaacaattgatattatttatacaagtatttcttttcttttttaattaaggAAAAATTATGTACACAAAAACATATAACAACAAAagataacaaaatatatatatacttttatatttgtatataaatacaagtttttaaatatattattatatatatatgttatttttatattttttcaaatatcaCAATGGATTATTTGattcatacatattttttttttctatcttacaatatattaatatatttaattcttaacttttattttattttatttttttatttgattgtACAATTTTCTTTCAAAATTCGATTTCTCCATTTattcaaatgaaaaaaatgtcaaatataaaattgtaagttataatataaaataaataaaaaaaaattgaatataataaaaatgaaacatttataaatatatacatatatatatgtaattatataatataagaagtaataattatataaacataaaataaacgttaatatacaataataaaaagatataaaattatattattatatatatataatatatattatatataatattataaatatatatatatatattatatatataattatatatattttttttttttttttttgaaaaaaagatcttcaattttttttattttttttttttttaaattttacgtatattaaaaaaaaactccacccaacaaaaaaaaaaaaaaaaaaaaaaaaaaaaaaattaaaacctatatattatatatggtaACATTTTTCTAAGTTTtcacataaaatatttataatattatcgtttattataaataactatttgatttgtaattttttttttttttttttgttctttttttgttgttaaaaatattttactaatgaaaaaatgttaagaatcttatttatattaaaaaacatTTGAACATGCAATTGTATATGTAGAGTGCtcagaagaaaataatataaaaaaagaaaggaaattgaagaaaaacaaaaaaaaagaacatattTATCAAAACATAGTGTATAATGTAATTCgaatgtatttataatttatgattgaatatattatttaaatgagAAATAAGATTTTTAGTTGTCTCTGTATTGtgtttaattataatttgtaaaaatgaaagaaagaTATGACGATGGAGATAaggaaattataaaagaaagtagattaaaaataaataaaaaacatcACCATCGTGAGCATAagcatgaaaaaaaaaaggaaaaggaaagaaaaaggtacagtaataaatatgataagtatgataaatatgataagtATGATAAgtatgataaatatgataaatatgataagtatgataaatatgataaatataataagaatgataaaaatgataactaTAAAAAATTCTATAAATATGACAAGCATAATTATCTTGATGATTCttccaaaaaaaagattTTGCACAacgatgaaaaaaaaaatcggCATGGAAGAAAAAGagataaggaaaaaaaatatcgaGATAATTCAAGTTccatagaaaaaaatgataatataaaaacgaAACCAGAATTTTCGTATAATGCATTTGATTACTTTAATAAACACATTTCTGAAAATAAGATATCatcaaattatattaatgaagagaaattaaaatatgaaaaacaaGTATTTCAAAAAGCATATGGCTTGTCTTTAGACGATGATATATGTTATGATAATTTTCTATTTGAAAAGggtgaagaaaataataaaaacgtaaaaaaaaatacgacAAAATGTAacgaacaaaataataataaatattatgaatgtTATAGCTGTAAAACACAAAATTTATTTGCAAATGTCCAGTGTtacaaatgtaaaaaattgaGAAAACTGTAGAgttatttcttatttaagcattctacatatatatatatatatatatatatatttatatttatatataatatttcttcataaaatatataattcatcaCTATGTATAAATTGACAAAAtggttaatttttttattttcatataattaattataaaaatataaatgaaggaaaaaaaaaaaaaaaaatcattaacaaagttataatttatattatatgggtGGTTATAATTCACCTGAACAAATTAgctaaaaaaattaaaaaaaaaaaaaaaaaaaaaaaacagctagctcatatatattatataatagtttGGAtacatcatataatattaaaccttaacaataatttttatatctacAATTCAttgaatgtatatatatatatgtatattaggaagttataattaataatttttgtaattataaattgttttcttttaatttgtaTGAAAGGTGTCTATCTGTCTGTTTgtctttcttctttttttttcttttattattaatccTTCTGGTAatgtattaaatttttttatagtaatatgaaatataagttgtcatattaaaaattaaggCTCacgtataattataatgCATATCACATTATTTTGGTATGCTGTTAATTTAATTagaattatttgtatattatgtattttagggaaaatatataacatttatatgtttgttataaaattgtaagatttatatatacttctttatataataataatgaaaaaaaaaaaaaaaaaatgtttaaaaataagatataattatatatttttaacatatatgcTTTATATTAGATAAGGGgaaatttcttatatttttattattcctaAATTAAGGAGAATATTTAAAcagataaataatatatatatatatattattttcaggaaattaaaaataaaatatttcattaaaaaaaaaggaaaaacaaaaaaaaatatagtataTCTGGTATTAAGaatcaaataatatttattcaatAGTTAATATTCCTTTGGGGATATTTTCAAGTgaagtatttatataatatatatatataataaattattatatatatgtacgtataatgtattttgttcttattttatttatatatttatttttatttttttttttaccttctGCCCTATATATGAAAGTAATGATTTATAAGGAtgcataaaaaattattaaaataaaaaaaaatatattttaaaaattattactagagaaaataattaataaatataacatatatatatatatatatgtatgtatgtatgtatgtatgtatttatttatttatttatttcttatgtATCACGATTGTGAAgtattatttgaaaaaataaaatatatatatatatatatatataatgggtaaaaaatataggatgatatttataaataaaaaatgaaataacgacctaaatatattactttattattattttttttgtatacaatacaatatatatatatatatatatatatatatatatatataatatttgtgatTTAGAAAAAGATGAAGTTGTTATACAGAAAGCGTGATAACGATAAGATGATTATCGGTTTAATTACGGAAGAGGATGATGATTTGTGGGGAGTGTATAATTTGTTAAGtttaaatgatgaaataGAATCTTATACTTCAAGAAAGGTTCAAAAAGATATTGGTAATAATTCATATGTAACTGAAATAAGAAAGTTGATGTTAACATTGTGTATTACTAAAATTGATTTTGATTGTGAGAATAATAGTTTAAGAGTATCAGGGAAAAATGTCAAAGCAAATGAGTATGTTAAGATTGGTCAGTATCATACTtttgatataggtcttaatgataagataaaaattatgaaaaagaacTGGGATCATATACATAGAGAAAAATTAGAAGAATGTactaatataaagaataattgTGAAATTgctattttattaattgatTGTGGTCGTGCTAATATGTATTTACTTACAcaacaattatataaaacagtTTTTAGTATTAATAAGATAATacataagaaaaaagataaaaataattcatcgtcatataaaaaatcattagagaatttttttaatattgtattaaaaaatttatattcaaGTATTAATTTtgagaaaataaaatgtattgtTTTAGGGGGTCCtggtttttttaaaaatgatttttttaGCTATCTCTATGAAAAATCAGATATGAAGAATGATAAGAATATTCTcacattaaaaaataaatttttaattgtaaaaacgtctaatatttttaaaaattctttaaatgaaatattaaatgatgaaaatatgaaaaaacaaattttaAACTTGAAAGTTGTATCACATGtggatattttaaataaattttataaaatttttgaaaaaaatgaagacaaAATTTGTTATGGTCCTGATGAAGTCAAATATGCATCGAAAATAAATGCTATAGattcattattaataactGATAAAACGTTTAGAAGTTGTGATGTTAAAACTAGAAAGGAATACGTTCAGGTAGTacaatatgtaaaaaatacaGGAGGAcaagtttatattttttcagaTAACCATACATCAGGTGAACAATTAAATTCCTTAACAGGTATTGCAGCTATATTGAAGTTTCctattttttatgatattaatCAGGCACATGAAAAGGGGCAATCTACAAAAGAAGATTATATTAAAAGGGAAGATACACAAAATGGTGAGCATATGACAAATATATGAGTGagaaatacataataatacattatgTGCATATTACTTTTTCACATAAAAATGATCCgattagtaataataatgttttgaaaaagaaagaagatAATTAGAGCTCTGACCATTTTATATAGGCATAACAAagttgttatattataaatatataataattattgttaataatatgtgtaatttgtttatcattattattttataacacacacatatatattatatctatatatatatatatatatatatatatatatatagatataatatatatgtttaatcttatattatatttattaaaacaaaaaatacatggttattattttagcattttatcattttaacattttatcattttatcaattttttatttttattttattttatttgtttttgtatttttaaaaatatcataaatacgtatatatatttatttatgtatttattattttataattttttttgtatatataatttcgtgataaaatattaaccCCTCTTTCCACGTCTTACTTATGATattgtttaatatttttcagtcgacctttttatttttatatttttaatatattgtataaattttaaataatcctaattttttttttttttttttaaacttaTAAGAACGAAATAAGTGTGTGCACATGTAACCACAAATCCAGTGCACAACAGtgcttattttatattgagcattctattaaaaaataaaaataataataagtaaaataaataaataaaaatatgttatatatatatatatatatatatatatatatatatatatatattatgtatatattgcATATATTATCCTTAATGtttatatagaaaatttttattattaggaagaaagaaagaaagaaaaaaaaaaaaaaaaaaaaaaattcatgtGAACCACTTAGATTTATTCAGGTgaattttctatttttcaatatattgtAAAGTATGcattaatatgaatatataaatattataagaacactataatatatatatatatatatgtaggttctattatatataaataaatatatgtatatatatttgtgtacatatttaggaaataaaaaaaattcactTGAAACTTTCAGTGTCTATTTTTATGCTTTATAATAtaggaatataaaaatgaattttttttttttttttattatagttTACTGTTTTATTAGTTCATTTTACCTGATAAAGTCATCTTccaatgataaaaataaaataaataaaaacaatatgcCACTTCAACGTGGCGCATCaaatttaaaagatataaatatacataatgttGAAAAAAAGTCGAATATGGAaagtgtaaataataatataaataatacaacatgttctaaaaatttaaatgcgAACAAAGTTCCTAATGTGGCACATACAGgggtaaataaaaaaggggAAACAAAAAATGAGGAGGTTGAGaaggaagaaaatgaaaatgaagagATTGAAAAGGAGGAAATTGAAAATGAAGAGAATCaacaaaatgaagaagatgaaaatgaagaaaatcaacaaaatgaagaagatgaaaatgaagaaaatcaACAAATGAATGTGAACGTTGATGTAAGtgcagaaaaaaaaaataaagaattaccagaagaaaaaaaagaattacaaaaaaatagtgaaaaaaatataaacaaagaaGTAATAAAAGATAGCAATAAAGATAATACTTTcaattttcataaaaatataaacacttcattcaacaaaaataaaaacatatacaacaataataataataataataataataataaaacatttattgAGAAGAAAGAAGAAGCTATAGACATGAAGAAAACACATTGTTCAAATAACAACAAAATGTGTAAAtacaataatatgaataatcatatgtcaacaaataaaaataacaatcaAATATTTGAAGAAAGCAaacaaaatgtaaataaacctatatataatttaaaaagttTGGGAAATAatacttttaaaaatgacgaaaaatataatgaaaatgactataaaaataatcatgatgatgataaaaaaaaatatacagatGATtctaatgaagaaaatatatatgaagaaagAAACCAAAAAATATTGCTTATACatttgttaaaaaatattaaagaattattaaa is a genomic window of Plasmodium falciparum 3D7 genome assembly, chromosome: 7 containing:
- a CDS encoding protein pelota homolog, putative, with amino-acid sequence MKLLYRKRDNDKMIIGLITEEDDDLWGVYNLLSLNDEIESYTSRKVQKDIGNNSYVTEIRKLMLTLCITKIDFDCENNSLRVSGKNVKANEYVKIGQYHTFDIGLNDKIKIMKKNWDHIHREKLEECTNIKNNCEIAILLIDCGRANMYLLTQQLYKTVFSINKIIHKKKDKNNSSSYKKSLENFFNIVLKNLYSSINFEKIKCIVLGGPGFFKNDFFSYLYEKSDMKNDKNILTLKNKFLIVKTSNIFKNSLNEILNDENMKKQILNLKVVSHVDILNKFYKIFEKNEDKICYGPDEVKYASKINAIDSLLITDKTFRSCDVKTRKEYVQVVQYVKNTGGQVYIFSDNHTSGEQLNSLTGIAAILKFPIFYDINQAHEKGQSTKEDYIKREDTQNGEHMTNI
- a CDS encoding V-type ATPase V0 subunit e, putative, with the protein product MDENISNGTFIYLIIWFVSCIVFCIFFARDGKISRWNMIKLIITLVSLAVFCLWIFWLCVYISQLNPIVFPQRRTVKD